One genomic window of Mycteria americana isolate JAX WOST 10 ecotype Jacksonville Zoo and Gardens chromosome Z, USCA_MyAme_1.0, whole genome shotgun sequence includes the following:
- the MTX3 gene encoding metaxin-3 isoform X2: MRGQQRRASRARADGGQDGGSHGAELLGRRLGAAVPAPGVSNRHGDVPVLISEDIVISQPAKILNFLRKQKYNADYELSAKQGADTLAYIALLEEKLLPALLHTFWVEAENYCSVTKPWFASRIPFPLSLYLPGKMSREALNRILLTRGGPPLCSLTEVEAQIYRDAKECLNLLSKRLGTSQFFFGDTPTTLDAFVFGFLAPIYKVCFPRVQLQEHLKQLPNLCRFCDDILTCYFRLTVSGHSPAGQDTADANLQKLTQLVNKESNLIEKMDDNLRKSPQHPPRKLTTLKLAAGGEQSSPLNRLSP, from the exons ATGCGAGGGCAGCAGCGCCGCGCTTCCCGGGCCCGCGCGGACGGCGGACAAGATGGCGGCTCCCatggagctgagctgctggggaggcGATTGGGGGCTGCCGTCCCTGCACCCGGAGTCTCTAACCGTCATG GAGATGTACCAGTCCTGATATCAGAAGACATTGTTATTTCTCAGCCAGCAAAAATACTAAACTTCTTAAGAAAGCAG aaatATAATGCCGATTATGAATTGTCTGCAAAACAAGGAGCTGATACACTGGCGTATATTGCACTACTTGAAGAGAAACTGCTTCCTGCTCTG CTGCACACTTTCTGGGTTGAGGCTGAAAATTACTGCAGTGTGACAAAGCCATGGTTTGCCTCAAGGATTCCCTTCCCACTGAGTTTGTATCTGCCTGGAAAGATGTCCAGGGAAGCGCTGAACAGGATCTTGCTGACCAGGGGAGGACCTCCACTCTGCAGTCTCACTGAAGTGGAAGCACAG ATATACAGGGATGCCAAGGAGTGCCTAAATCTCCTGTCGAAGAGATTGGGAACATCTCAGTTTTTCTTTGGAGATAC GCCTACTACCTTGGATGCCTTTGTGTTTGGTTTCCTTGCACCAATTTATAAAGTGTGTTTCCCTAGAGTACAATTACAAGAGCATTTGAAACAGCTTCCCAATCTGTGTCGATTCTGTGATGATATTTTAACTTGCTACTTCAGGTTAACTGTCTCAG GCCATTCTCCGGCTGGACAGGATACAGCAGATGCTAATCTGCAGAAACTCACACAGCTTGTAAATAAGGAATCCAACTTGATTGAAAAG ATGGATGACAACCTTCGTAAGAGTCCTCAGCATCCCCCTCGAAAGCTAACAACGCTCAAGCTTGCTGCAGGTGGAGAACAAAGCAGTCCATTGAATCGTTTGTCACCTTGA
- the MTX3 gene encoding metaxin-3 isoform X1, translated as MAAPMELSCWGGDWGLPSLHPESLTVMAYAKFSGAPLTVNTINNSWRAPKGDVPVLISEDIVISQPAKILNFLRKQKYNADYELSAKQGADTLAYIALLEEKLLPALLHTFWVEAENYCSVTKPWFASRIPFPLSLYLPGKMSREALNRILLTRGGPPLCSLTEVEAQIYRDAKECLNLLSKRLGTSQFFFGDTPTTLDAFVFGFLAPIYKVCFPRVQLQEHLKQLPNLCRFCDDILTCYFRLTVSGHSPAGQDTADANLQKLTQLVNKESNLIEKMDDNLRKSPQHPPRKLTTLKLAAGGEQSSPLNRLSP; from the exons ATGGCGGCTCCCatggagctgagctgctggggaggcGATTGGGGGCTGCCGTCCCTGCACCCGGAGTCTCTAACCGTCATG GCTTATGCTAAATTTTCTGGTGCTCCCCTGACAGTGAATACTATAAATAACTCTTGGAGAGCTCCGAAAG GAGATGTACCAGTCCTGATATCAGAAGACATTGTTATTTCTCAGCCAGCAAAAATACTAAACTTCTTAAGAAAGCAG aaatATAATGCCGATTATGAATTGTCTGCAAAACAAGGAGCTGATACACTGGCGTATATTGCACTACTTGAAGAGAAACTGCTTCCTGCTCTG CTGCACACTTTCTGGGTTGAGGCTGAAAATTACTGCAGTGTGACAAAGCCATGGTTTGCCTCAAGGATTCCCTTCCCACTGAGTTTGTATCTGCCTGGAAAGATGTCCAGGGAAGCGCTGAACAGGATCTTGCTGACCAGGGGAGGACCTCCACTCTGCAGTCTCACTGAAGTGGAAGCACAG ATATACAGGGATGCCAAGGAGTGCCTAAATCTCCTGTCGAAGAGATTGGGAACATCTCAGTTTTTCTTTGGAGATAC GCCTACTACCTTGGATGCCTTTGTGTTTGGTTTCCTTGCACCAATTTATAAAGTGTGTTTCCCTAGAGTACAATTACAAGAGCATTTGAAACAGCTTCCCAATCTGTGTCGATTCTGTGATGATATTTTAACTTGCTACTTCAGGTTAACTGTCTCAG GCCATTCTCCGGCTGGACAGGATACAGCAGATGCTAATCTGCAGAAACTCACACAGCTTGTAAATAAGGAATCCAACTTGATTGAAAAG ATGGATGACAACCTTCGTAAGAGTCCTCAGCATCCCCCTCGAAAGCTAACAACGCTCAAGCTTGCTGCAGGTGGAGAACAAAGCAGTCCATTGAATCGTTTGTCACCTTGA
- the MTX3 gene encoding metaxin-3 isoform X3, whose protein sequence is MAAPMELSCWGGDWGLPSLHPESLTVMAYAKFSGAPLTVNTINNSWRAPKGDVPVLISEDIVISQPAKILNFLRKQKYNADYELSAKQGADTLAYIALLEEKLLPALLHTFWVEAENYCSVTKPWFASRIPFPLSLYLPGKMSREALNRILLTRGGPPLCSLTEVEAQIYRDAKECLNLLSKRLGTSQFFFGDTPTTLDAFVFGFLAPIYKVCFPRVQLQEHLKQLPNLCRFCDDILTCYFRLTVSGHSPAGQDTADANLQKLTQLVNKESNLIEKIRLSLFLCRWMTTFVRVLSIPLES, encoded by the exons ATGGCGGCTCCCatggagctgagctgctggggaggcGATTGGGGGCTGCCGTCCCTGCACCCGGAGTCTCTAACCGTCATG GCTTATGCTAAATTTTCTGGTGCTCCCCTGACAGTGAATACTATAAATAACTCTTGGAGAGCTCCGAAAG GAGATGTACCAGTCCTGATATCAGAAGACATTGTTATTTCTCAGCCAGCAAAAATACTAAACTTCTTAAGAAAGCAG aaatATAATGCCGATTATGAATTGTCTGCAAAACAAGGAGCTGATACACTGGCGTATATTGCACTACTTGAAGAGAAACTGCTTCCTGCTCTG CTGCACACTTTCTGGGTTGAGGCTGAAAATTACTGCAGTGTGACAAAGCCATGGTTTGCCTCAAGGATTCCCTTCCCACTGAGTTTGTATCTGCCTGGAAAGATGTCCAGGGAAGCGCTGAACAGGATCTTGCTGACCAGGGGAGGACCTCCACTCTGCAGTCTCACTGAAGTGGAAGCACAG ATATACAGGGATGCCAAGGAGTGCCTAAATCTCCTGTCGAAGAGATTGGGAACATCTCAGTTTTTCTTTGGAGATAC GCCTACTACCTTGGATGCCTTTGTGTTTGGTTTCCTTGCACCAATTTATAAAGTGTGTTTCCCTAGAGTACAATTACAAGAGCATTTGAAACAGCTTCCCAATCTGTGTCGATTCTGTGATGATATTTTAACTTGCTACTTCAGGTTAACTGTCTCAG GCCATTCTCCGGCTGGACAGGATACAGCAGATGCTAATCTGCAGAAACTCACACAGCTTGTAAATAAGGAATCCAACTTGATTGAAAAG ATCCGgctttcattatttctctgcAGATGGATGACAACCTTCGTAAGAGTCCTCAGCATCCCCCTCGAAAGCTAA
- the MTX3 gene encoding metaxin-3 isoform X5 has product MAAPMELSCWGGDWGLPSLHPESLTVMAYAKFSGAPLTVNTINNSWRAPKGDVPVLISEDIVISQPAKILNFLRKQKYNADYELSAKQGADTLAYIALLEEKLLPALLHTFWVEAENYCSVTKPWFASRIPFPLSLYLPGKMSREALNRILLTRGGPPLCSLTEVEAQIYRDAKECLNLLSKRLGTSQFFFGDTPTTLDAFVFGFLAPIYKVCFPRVQLQEHLKQLPNLCRFCDDILTCYFRLTVSDG; this is encoded by the exons ATGGCGGCTCCCatggagctgagctgctggggaggcGATTGGGGGCTGCCGTCCCTGCACCCGGAGTCTCTAACCGTCATG GCTTATGCTAAATTTTCTGGTGCTCCCCTGACAGTGAATACTATAAATAACTCTTGGAGAGCTCCGAAAG GAGATGTACCAGTCCTGATATCAGAAGACATTGTTATTTCTCAGCCAGCAAAAATACTAAACTTCTTAAGAAAGCAG aaatATAATGCCGATTATGAATTGTCTGCAAAACAAGGAGCTGATACACTGGCGTATATTGCACTACTTGAAGAGAAACTGCTTCCTGCTCTG CTGCACACTTTCTGGGTTGAGGCTGAAAATTACTGCAGTGTGACAAAGCCATGGTTTGCCTCAAGGATTCCCTTCCCACTGAGTTTGTATCTGCCTGGAAAGATGTCCAGGGAAGCGCTGAACAGGATCTTGCTGACCAGGGGAGGACCTCCACTCTGCAGTCTCACTGAAGTGGAAGCACAG ATATACAGGGATGCCAAGGAGTGCCTAAATCTCCTGTCGAAGAGATTGGGAACATCTCAGTTTTTCTTTGGAGATAC GCCTACTACCTTGGATGCCTTTGTGTTTGGTTTCCTTGCACCAATTTATAAAGTGTGTTTCCCTAGAGTACAATTACAAGAGCATTTGAAACAGCTTCCCAATCTGTGTCGATTCTGTGATGATATTTTAACTTGCTACTTCAGGTTAACTGTCTCAG ATGGATGA
- the MTX3 gene encoding metaxin-3 isoform X4, which produces MAAPMELSCWGGDWGLPSLHPESLTVMAYAKFSGAPLTVNTINNSWRAPKGDVPVLISEDIVISQPAKILNFLRKQKYNADYELSAKQGADTLAYIALLEEKLLPALLHTFWVEAENYCSVTKPWFASRIPFPLSLYLPGKMSREALNRILLTRGGPPLCSLTEVEAQIYRDAKECLNLLSKRLGTSQFFFGDTPTTLDAFVFGFLAPIYKVCFPRVQLQEHLKQLPNLCRFCDDILTCYFRLTVSDPAFIISLQMDDNLRKSPQHPPRKLTTLKLAAGGEQSSPLNRLSP; this is translated from the exons ATGGCGGCTCCCatggagctgagctgctggggaggcGATTGGGGGCTGCCGTCCCTGCACCCGGAGTCTCTAACCGTCATG GCTTATGCTAAATTTTCTGGTGCTCCCCTGACAGTGAATACTATAAATAACTCTTGGAGAGCTCCGAAAG GAGATGTACCAGTCCTGATATCAGAAGACATTGTTATTTCTCAGCCAGCAAAAATACTAAACTTCTTAAGAAAGCAG aaatATAATGCCGATTATGAATTGTCTGCAAAACAAGGAGCTGATACACTGGCGTATATTGCACTACTTGAAGAGAAACTGCTTCCTGCTCTG CTGCACACTTTCTGGGTTGAGGCTGAAAATTACTGCAGTGTGACAAAGCCATGGTTTGCCTCAAGGATTCCCTTCCCACTGAGTTTGTATCTGCCTGGAAAGATGTCCAGGGAAGCGCTGAACAGGATCTTGCTGACCAGGGGAGGACCTCCACTCTGCAGTCTCACTGAAGTGGAAGCACAG ATATACAGGGATGCCAAGGAGTGCCTAAATCTCCTGTCGAAGAGATTGGGAACATCTCAGTTTTTCTTTGGAGATAC GCCTACTACCTTGGATGCCTTTGTGTTTGGTTTCCTTGCACCAATTTATAAAGTGTGTTTCCCTAGAGTACAATTACAAGAGCATTTGAAACAGCTTCCCAATCTGTGTCGATTCTGTGATGATATTTTAACTTGCTACTTCAGGTTAACTGTCTCAG ATCCGgctttcattatttctctgcAGATGGATGACAACCTTCGTAAGAGTCCTCAGCATCCCCCTCGAAAGCTAACAACGCTCAAGCTTGCTGCAGGTGGAGAACAAAGCAGTCCATTGAATCGTTTGTCACCTTGA